The Lycium barbarum isolate Lr01 chromosome 11, ASM1917538v2, whole genome shotgun sequence genome contains the following window.
TAATGATGCGAATCTTTTAAGGTTAACTTTCTACATGTTTgagattttttctttttaacttcTCATAGGAGAAGCAACTGCTTTTTAGGTTTAACATCAACTACATGATAGATTCTACCTTTTTTTAATGCATACATTTCTACAAGGTGCAGGAGCAATAGAGTGCAAGATACGAGACTTACCTTGAAGAAAAGATAATATAATCCTGCAAACTGTTGTCTCTTCCACTCCACCCTTTAGTTTTTCTATGAGCTCCTCAGACTTCCAAAACAGCTGTCTCCCTCTCGTGTTCTCACTCAATCGAAAGATCTTACTTACAACGGTTAGTTCTCTTAGAAAAGATTCCCTATCCCAGGTAGGTGCACATTGTTGGAATACATCTTTCACCCAACCAAAAAGCTCAGAAGTGCGATTGCATGCTCTACACCTGAACTGCATTTCAGCAGACCCCAGCCCGTTTACACGAGAAGGACCTGTTCCAATATGTTTATCACGAATTGCACAATCCGTGTGCGTCCAATGAGCACATGAGTCGCAACCAATCCACTGACATGTATTCACTTCAAAATCAAACCTGTTACAAATTACACACATGCAAAGGCTGCAGAATCCCTTCCTATTGGTGCATATCTCACAGTGGCAATTTTCTGCAGGCAATTGGCTTTGGCATGCTATATTCCGACATCTCTTGTATGCAAAAACCTCAATCAGGACAGTCTGAGAAAGATTCATACTTTGATGCAGGAAAAATTGAATTCCACTATTAATAGCGACAAGAATTTCCAGCTGAACTCGATGAGCTTTAATCAATGTCTTTGCAGTCAAATCAGACCTACTCTGAACAAGCCTTTGTAAAAACAAAAAATCATCTCTTTGCTGAGAACCCCCGTCCCCCTGAAGCATCCCTCGAAGCCTACCCTTAAGCTCTTCTAAATACTCATTAGGGAGCAAATACATTTTTTCAGATATTATATCGACTTGTTCTCTTGCGATATCAAGAAGAGAGAGCTTATTTGCACTAGCAGACCGGCGAGTAACAGACTGTTCATAATAACCATCCTCGACTTTCTGATTCTCAAGCTTCACTTGGGTAGCAGCATCGATAACGGGCCATGTATCTCTTGAA
Protein-coding sequences here:
- the LOC132616767 gene encoding OBERON-like protein, whose amino-acid sequence is MLPPRPSGLPSSLFLASSDARASTDNHDPRMNSDQNRESPAESASSRDTWPVIDAATQVKLENQKVEDGYYEQSVTRRSASANKLSLLDIAREQVDIISEKMYLLPNEYLEELKGRLRGMLQGDGGSQQRDDFLFLQRLVQSRSDLTAKTLIKAHRVQLEILVAINSGIQFFLHQSMNLSQTVLIEVFAYKRCRNIACQSQLPAENCHCEICTNRKGFCSLCMCVICNRFDFEVNTCQWIGCDSCAHWTHTDCAIRDKHIGTGPSRVNGLGSAEMQFRCRACNRTSELFGWVKDVFQQCAPTWDRESFLRELTVVSKIFRLSENTRGRQLFWKSEELIEKLKGGVEETTVCRIILSFLQELEMNLSRSSEAGNNGRMTPPEEACNRIAEVVQEAMQTMEMVADEKLRMLKRARQDLETCDNELEEKAKEVAELKVERQRKRLQIDELDSIARLKEAEADMFQLKAHEARREADRLQRIALAKSGKSEEDYASSYLKQRLSEAEAEKKFLFEKIKLQDQGPRSSQGNDIGDTSKELYTKIQEILKSV